One part of the Strix aluco isolate bStrAlu1 chromosome 27, bStrAlu1.hap1, whole genome shotgun sequence genome encodes these proteins:
- the LOC141915823 gene encoding uncharacterized protein LOC141915823: MGWPWGCGDGLGDTEVALGTWGTSSGHGGGLGDPLGRRGGGAPRSGPAPRCVTAGTSRTAPGGAERGRTRPKGPEGTRTHPNRSRRDPKGPEPARRDPNPPERSRTRPNPPERSRSGSSGPARPGPRSSAPARPGAAPWPGPGAAGGRRGAEERPELRRRDPTPPERPRPAPDPRHVGPRPGAAARPPHGWGGRRGGAWRWLRGTEAVLGAPFRLLCIACKRRSETTAEAEGEWFFRPEGDPQFQKILHYSPEEGQWVAPGPFEGVLSWNGSRGTRDLQDLSVRLAAVGRPHAGHYVCRLRRNLTFEGYVYSLARNQTLRLAVVDTARRDLASIVSEILMYVLIVVLTLWLAAEMLYCYRKVAAAAPPPDSASEYLAITSESKENCAGVQVAE; encoded by the exons ATGGGGTGGCcttggggatgtggggatggcCTTGGGGACACAGAGGTGGCCTTGGGGACATGGGGCACATCCTCAGGACATGGGGGTGGCCTTGGGGACCCCTTGGGGAGACGCGGGGGCGGAGCTCCGCGCTCAGGCCCCGCCCCTCGTTGCGTCACGGCCGGCACCAGCCGCACTGCGCCGGGCGGAGCCGAGCGGGGCCGAACCCGCCCGAAGGGACCCGAAGGGACCCGAACCCACCCGAACCGGAGCCGAAGGGACCCGAAGGGACCCGAACCCGCCCGAAGGGACCCGAACCCGCCCGAGCGGAGCCGAACCCGCCCGAACCCGCCCGAGCGCAGCCGAAG CGGCTCCTCCGGCCCGGCCCGTCCCGGCCCGCGCTCCTcagccccggcccgcccgggGGCGGCTCCATGGCccggcccgggggctgcgggggggcggcgcggcgctgaGGAGCGGCCCGAGCTGCGCCGGAGGGACCCGACCCCCCCGGAGCGGCCCCGACCCGCCCCCGACCCCCGCCATGTTGGGCCCCGGCCTGGCGCTGCTGCTCGGCCTCCTCATGG ctggggggggcgcagggggggtgCGTGGAGGTGGCTTCGGGGGACGGAGGCGGTTTTGGGGGCCCCCTTCCGCCTGCTCTGCATCGCCTGCAAGCGCCGCAGCGAGACCACGGCCGAGGCCGAGGGCGAGTGGTTCTTCCGCCCCGAGGGCGACCCGCAATTCCAGAAg ATCCTGCACTACAGCCCCGAGGAGGGGCAGTGGGTGGCGCCGGGGCCGTTCGAGGGGGTGCTGAGCTGGAACGGCTCTCGGGGCACGCGGGACCTGCAGGACCTGTCGGTGCGGCTGGCGGCCGTGGGGCGCCCCCACGCCGGCCACTACGTGTGTCGCCTGCGCCGCAACCTCACCTTCGAGGGCTACGTGTACAGCCTGGCCCGCAACCAGACCCTGCGGCTGGCCGTGGTCGACACGG CGCGCCGGGACTTGGCCTCCATCGTCTCCGAGATCCTCATGTACGTGCTGATCGTGGTGCTGACGCTCTGGCTGGCGGCTGAGATGCTTTACTGCTACCGCAAggtggccgccgccgccccgccccccgaCAGCGC ctcggAGTACCTGGCCATCACCTCGGAGAGCAAAGAGAACTGCGCCGGGGTGCAGGTGGCTGagtag
- the PSMC4 gene encoding LOW QUALITY PROTEIN: 26S proteasome regulatory subunit 6B (The sequence of the model RefSeq protein was modified relative to this genomic sequence to represent the inferred CDS: deleted 1 base in 1 codon), translated as MEELGLLGDKAQDELPALAAPRPPPGLSFLVPEPEDLEDLYSRYKKLQQELEFLEVQEEYIKDEQKNLKKEFLHAQEEVKRIQSIPLVIGQFLEAVDQNTAIVGSTTGSNYYVRILSTIDRELLKPNASVALHKHSNALVDVLPPEADSSIMMLTSDQKPDVMYADIGGMDIQKQEVREAVELPLTHFELYKQIGIDPPRGVLMYGPPGCGKTMLAKAVAHHTTAAFIRVVGSEFVQKYLGEGPRMVRDVFRLAKENAPAIIFIDEIDAIATKRFDAQTGADREVQRILLELLNQMDGFDQNVNVKVIMATNRADTLDPALLRPGRLDRKIEFPLPDRRQKRLIFSTITGKMNLSEEVDLEDYVARPDKISGADINSICQEGGMLAVRENRYIVLAKDFEKAYKTVIKKDEQEHEFYK; from the exons Atggaggagctggggctgctgggggacaaggcgcag GATGAGCTGCCGGCTctggccgccccccgc cccccccccggcctctcCTTCTTGGTGCCAGAACCTGAGGACCTGGAGGACCTTTACAGCCGCTACAAG AAGCTGCAGCAGGAACTGGAGTTcctggaggtgcaggaggagTACATCAAGGACGAGCAGAAGAACCTCAAGAAGGAGTTTCTCCACGCCCAGGAGGAGGTGAAGAGGATCCAGAGCATCCCCCTGGTCATCGGGCAGTTCCTGGAGGCCGTCGACCAGAACACGGCCATCGTGGGCTCCACCACCG GTTCCAACTACTACGTGAGGATCCTGAGCACCATCGACCGGGAGCTGCTGAAGCCCAACGCCTCGGTGGCCCTGCACAAGCACAGCAACGCGCTGGTGGACGTTCTCCCACCCGAGGCCGACAGCAGCATCATGATGCTCACGTCAG ACCAGAAGCCGGACGTGATGTACGCTGACATCGGGGGCATGGACATCCAGAAGCAGGAGGTGCGGGAGGCCGTGGAGCTGCCCCTCACCCACTTCGAGCTCTACAAGCAG atCGGCATTGACCCCCCACGGGGTGTCCTCATGTACGGACCCCCCGGCTGCGGGAAGACCATGTTGGCCAAGGCTGTGGCCCATCACACCACAG CTGCCTTCATCCGGGTGGTGGGTTCGGAGTTCGTGCAGAAGTACCTGGGGGAGGGTCCTCGCATGGTGCGCGACGTCTTCCGCCTGGCCAAGGAGAACGCCCCCGCCATCATCTTCATCGACGAGATCGACGCCATCGCCACCAAGCGCTTCGACGCCCAGACCGGGG CTGACCGGGAGGTTCAACGCATCCTCCTGGAGCTCCTCAACCAGATGGACGGTTTTGACCAGAACGTCAACGTCAAG GTGATCATGGCGACCAACCGGGCGGACACCCTGGACCCGGCGTTGCTTCGTCCCGGACGCTTGGACCGAAAAATCGAATTCCCGTTGCCCGATCGGCGCCAAAAACGTCTCATTTTCTCCACCATCACCGGGAAGATGAACCTCTCCGAGGAGGTGGACCTCGAGGACT ATGTGGCACGGCCGGACAAGATCTCGGGGGCCGACATCAACTCCATCTGCCAGGAG GGCGGCATGCTGGCGGTGCGGGAGAACCGCTACATCGTGCTGGCCAAGGACTTCGAGAAGGCCTACAAGACCGTCATCAAGAAGGACGAGCAGGAGCACGAGTTCTACAAGTGA